The Gemmatimonadetes bacterium T265 genome contains a region encoding:
- a CDS encoding transcriptional regulator: protein MARLATTADVFTAIAEPRRREILDLLSDGRARAVGDVVARLALAQPAVSKHLGVLRAVGLVSVAKAGQHRLYRLDAAPLASVRDWLRTYDRYWGHQLDRIKARAERNAGLPPAGPPTRPDPTH from the coding sequence GTGGCGCGCCTCGCGACGACGGCCGACGTCTTCACCGCGATCGCCGAGCCCCGGCGGCGCGAGATCCTCGACCTGCTCAGCGACGGCCGGGCGCGGGCGGTCGGCGACGTCGTCGCGCGGCTGGCGCTCGCGCAGCCCGCGGTCTCCAAGCACCTCGGCGTGCTGCGCGCCGTCGGGCTCGTGTCGGTCGCGAAGGCCGGCCAACACCGACTGTACCGGCTCGACGCGGCGCCGCTCGCGTCCGTGCGCGACTGGCTGCGCACGTACGACCGCTACTGGGGGCACCAGCTCGACCGCATCAAGGCGCGGGCCGAGCGGAACGCGGGTCTACCGCCCGCGGGCCCGCCGACGCGCCCGGACCCCACACACTGA
- a CDS encoding TetR family transcriptional regulator — protein sequence MTVKSQRTERRPDALSKARIVATAMEILDAGGERALTFRALAARLATGAGAIYWHVADKEALLAAVTTDVIAGAMPDVIRGADPRQAIRGIALGVFDAIDAHPWVGAQLAREPGQLAMLALFEGVGGQLPALGVPEPAQFDAASALVHYVLGVAGQNAANARVHPPGTDRSAVLASIAARWAQLDAAEYPFARRAATQLRAHDDRAQFLAGVDLILAGLTTVG from the coding sequence ATGACCGTCAAATCGCAGCGGACGGAACGGCGACCGGACGCGCTTTCGAAGGCGCGGATCGTCGCGACCGCGATGGAGATCCTCGACGCCGGCGGCGAGCGCGCGCTGACCTTCCGCGCCCTCGCGGCGCGCCTGGCGACCGGGGCCGGCGCGATCTACTGGCACGTCGCCGACAAGGAGGCGCTGCTCGCGGCGGTCACCACCGACGTCATCGCCGGGGCGATGCCCGACGTGATCCGGGGTGCCGACCCGCGGCAGGCGATCCGCGGCATCGCCCTCGGGGTGTTTGACGCGATCGACGCCCACCCCTGGGTCGGCGCCCAGCTCGCCCGCGAGCCCGGGCAGCTCGCGATGCTCGCGCTCTTCGAGGGCGTCGGCGGGCAGCTCCCGGCGCTCGGCGTCCCCGAGCCGGCGCAGTTCGACGCCGCGTCCGCGCTCGTGCACTACGTGCTGGGCGTCGCCGGCCAGAACGCCGCGAACGCCCGCGTGCACCCGCCCGGCACGGACCGATCGGCCGTCCTGGCGAGCATCGCCGCACGCTGGGCGCAGCTCGACGCCGCGGAGTACCCGTTCGCGCGCCGGGCGGCGACGCAGCTGCGCGCGCACGACGACCGCGCGCAGTTCCTCGCCGGCGTGGACCTCATCCTCGCCGGCCTCACCACGGTCGGTTAG
- a CDS encoding monooxygenase, giving the protein MTTSVTIVGAGLGGLVLARVLHVHGIPATIYEAEPSAEARTQGGQLDIHEQNGQRALAAAGLTDAFRAIIHEGAEATRVLDPHGAVLLDEPDDGTGGRPEVLRGDLRRILLDSLPAETIQWGKKLTGVTALGGGRHQLTFADGSTVTTRLLVGADGAWSKVRPLLSDATPAYTGTTFVETYLYDADARHPAAAAAVGGGAMYALTPGKGIVAHREAGGVLHTYVELTRPAAWVAGIDFTAAAAATARVAAEFDGWAPALTALITEADTPPVPRMLHALPDGHRWTRVPGVTLLGDAAHLMPPTGEGANLAMFDGSELGQAIAARPDDLEAALCAYEETMFARSAPEAADGHRMLELCLGDRAPFGLVAFLTGAPEGEHGSREQC; this is encoded by the coding sequence GTGACGACATCAGTCACAATCGTTGGGGCGGGCCTCGGCGGCCTCGTCCTCGCCCGCGTCCTCCACGTCCACGGCATCCCCGCGACGATCTACGAGGCGGAGCCCTCGGCTGAGGCCCGCACGCAGGGCGGCCAGCTCGACATCCACGAGCAGAACGGGCAGCGCGCGCTCGCAGCGGCCGGCCTCACCGACGCGTTCCGCGCGATCATCCACGAGGGCGCCGAGGCCACGCGCGTGCTCGACCCGCACGGCGCGGTGCTGCTCGACGAGCCCGACGACGGCACGGGCGGGCGTCCCGAGGTGCTCCGCGGCGACCTGCGTCGGATCCTGCTCGACTCCCTGCCGGCGGAGACGATCCAGTGGGGGAAGAAGCTCACCGGCGTCACGGCACTCGGCGGCGGTCGGCACCAGCTAACGTTCGCGGACGGGTCGACCGTGACCACGCGCCTCCTCGTGGGTGCCGACGGCGCGTGGTCGAAGGTCCGCCCGCTGCTCTCGGACGCGACGCCCGCGTACACCGGCACGACGTTCGTCGAGACCTACCTGTACGACGCCGACGCGCGGCACCCCGCGGCCGCCGCGGCAGTGGGCGGTGGGGCGATGTACGCGCTGACCCCCGGGAAGGGGATCGTCGCGCACCGCGAGGCGGGCGGCGTCCTGCACACGTACGTCGAGCTGACGCGCCCCGCCGCGTGGGTCGCCGGCATCGACTTCACCGCCGCCGCCGCCGCGACGGCGCGCGTCGCGGCCGAGTTCGACGGGTGGGCCCCGGCACTCACCGCGCTTATCACCGAGGCCGACACCCCGCCAGTCCCGCGCATGCTCCACGCGCTCCCGGACGGCCACCGCTGGACCCGCGTCCCCGGGGTGACGCTGCTCGGGGACGCCGCGCACCTGATGCCGCCGACCGGGGAGGGCGCGAACCTAGCGATGTTCGACGGCTCCGAGCTCGGCCAGGCCATCGCCGCGCGCCCCGACGACCTGGAAGCGGCGCTCTGTGCCTACGAGGAGACCATGTTCGCCCGCAGCGCGCCGGAGGCCGCGGACGGGCACCGGATGCTGGAGCTCTGCCTCGGCGACCGCGCGCCCTTCGGGCTCGTTGCCTTCCTGACTGGCGCGCCCGAGGGGGAACACGGATCCCGCGAGCAGTGTTGA
- a CDS encoding bleomycin resistance protein: MNPPLPPRPLPPRPSLITVSTSNVPPAPDRAVPTLPSRSLPATLAFYRRLGFAGAAHTADAGYAVLTRGDVELHFFAHPALRPAESHAGCYVRVGDVDAWFAALSAAGLPRAGIPRLEAVADKPWGMREFAVVDGDGNLLRIGQVLTPTR, encoded by the coding sequence ATGAACCCGCCGCTGCCGCCGCGCCCCCTGCCACCTCGTCCCTCACTCATCACCGTGTCGACCTCGAACGTGCCGCCCGCCCCCGACCGCGCCGTTCCGACGCTGCCGAGCCGCTCGCTCCCGGCGACGCTCGCCTTCTACCGCCGGCTCGGCTTCGCCGGCGCGGCGCACACCGCAGACGCCGGCTACGCGGTCCTCACGCGCGGCGACGTCGAACTGCATTTCTTCGCGCACCCGGCGCTGCGTCCGGCCGAGTCGCACGCGGGCTGCTACGTGCGCGTGGGCGACGTAGACGCGTGGTTCGCGGCGCTCTCGGCGGCCGGACTGCCGCGCGCGGGCATCCCGCGACTGGAGGCGGTGGCCGACAAGCCGTGGGGCATGCGCGAGTTCGCGGTCGTCGACGGGGACGGCAACCTGCTGCGCATTGGGCAGGTGCTCACGCCCACGCGCTAA
- the com1 gene encoding membrane protein: protein MALSAGVLLAAMPAARARQPRGDVTPEQRQAIVGVLRDALRDDPSILRDAVTALQASERRQREGAAQAAIRAHRDALVRDSADPVKGNPAGAVTVVEFFDPRCGYCKQLAPTLDEVLRQHPDVRLVLKDMPVLGPASVLASRALLAAERQGKYVALHDALMRLRGEPTEPVLRHEAAAVGIDWARLQHDMDDPAVARRIQDNLQLAQALQIQGTPALVIGDRLIPGAADRAKLEGAIAATRTTTARGGVVALGGR, encoded by the coding sequence GTGGCACTGTCCGCCGGGGTGCTGCTGGCGGCCATGCCCGCCGCCCGGGCGCGGCAGCCGCGCGGTGACGTCACGCCCGAGCAGCGCCAGGCGATCGTCGGCGTCTTGCGCGACGCGTTGCGCGACGACCCGTCGATCCTGCGCGACGCCGTCACGGCGCTCCAGGCGTCGGAGCGGCGCCAGCGCGAGGGCGCGGCCCAGGCCGCCATCCGCGCGCACCGCGACGCGCTCGTCCGCGACTCGGCGGACCCGGTGAAGGGCAACCCGGCGGGGGCGGTCACGGTCGTGGAGTTCTTCGACCCCCGCTGCGGCTACTGCAAGCAACTGGCGCCGACGCTCGACGAGGTGCTGCGGCAGCATCCGGACGTGCGGCTGGTGTTGAAAGACATGCCGGTGCTGGGCCCCGCCAGCGTGCTCGCCAGCCGCGCCCTGCTCGCGGCAGAGCGCCAGGGCAAGTACGTCGCGTTGCACGACGCCCTCATGCGCCTCCGCGGCGAGCCGACCGAGCCCGTGTTGCGGCACGAGGCGGCGGCGGTCGGGATCGACTGGGCGCGCCTGCAGCACGACATGGACGACCCCGCGGTCGCGCGCCGGATCCAGGACAACCTGCAGCTCGCCCAAGCGCTCCAGATCCAGGGAACGCCGGCCCTGGTCATCGGGGATCGGCTGATCCCGGGGGCGGCGGACCGCGCGAAGCTGGAAGGCGCGATCGCGGCGACGCGGACGACCACCGCGCGGGGAGGCGTTGTGGCGTTAGGTGGCCGGTGA
- the tnpA gene encoding transposase — protein sequence MSSRPPVPSLAALVPPASPPTLSPAPDEIRVDAVEASDRLLVVVARAVRASATCPGCARPSRRVHSRYTRTLADLPWQGIAVRLRLQTRRFFCDVPGCPRRIFAERLPATAASYARQTTRLDTTLQLIAAALGGAAGARLATALGMHTAGRTLLSHLRHAPAPDPPAPRVLGVDDFAWRRGHRWGTVLVDLERHRVIDLLPDRSAATFAAWLTAHPGVEVVSRDRGGPYADAVRTAAPDAVQVADRFHLVSNVRAALERAVVRHAAAVQATAHVRVAARDTAAEGRRAARRALYDQVVALRDAGVSHVEICEQLNLGRGTVRTWLAAGAFPERASPSRGPRVPTRLAPHVEHLTTRYAAGERDVATLVAELRTRGYTGSTQAVQRFVRRLAHSQAVASPGPAGEEKARTGKGPSPRQVSWLLFHRDADLATADRTFVADLCARCGPLAQARRLAHDFRRMLAERDGPAFLPWLTAAHASELRGFVCGLRYDFEAVYAGITRPWSQGQVEGQVHRLKLVKRSMYGRAGFALLKHRMLAAA from the coding sequence GTGTCGTCGCGTCCGCCTGTCCCGTCGCTCGCGGCCTTGGTGCCGCCCGCGAGCCCGCCCACCCTCAGCCCCGCCCCCGACGAGATCCGGGTCGACGCGGTCGAGGCGAGCGACCGATTGCTCGTCGTGGTAGCGCGCGCCGTTCGCGCATCCGCGACGTGCCCCGGGTGCGCTCGGCCGTCTCGCCGCGTGCATAGCCGGTACACCCGCACGCTGGCCGACCTGCCGTGGCAGGGGATCGCCGTCCGACTGCGGCTCCAGACCCGGCGCTTCTTCTGCGACGTGCCCGGTTGCCCGCGGCGCATCTTCGCCGAGCGCCTACCCGCGACGGCCGCGTCCTACGCCCGGCAGACGACCCGCCTCGACACCACGCTGCAGCTGATCGCGGCCGCGCTCGGCGGGGCAGCGGGCGCGCGGCTCGCCACGGCGCTTGGGATGCATACCGCGGGGCGCACCCTGTTGTCGCACCTGCGCCACGCGCCCGCGCCTGATCCGCCCGCCCCGCGTGTACTGGGGGTCGACGATTTCGCGTGGCGCCGCGGCCACCGGTGGGGCACCGTGCTCGTGGATCTGGAGCGCCACCGCGTGATCGACCTGCTCCCCGACCGGAGTGCGGCCACCTTCGCCGCCTGGCTCACCGCCCACCCCGGGGTCGAGGTCGTCAGCCGGGACCGGGGTGGGCCGTATGCGGACGCGGTCCGCACGGCAGCACCCGACGCCGTGCAGGTGGCGGACCGCTTCCACCTGGTGAGCAACGTGCGCGCGGCGCTCGAGCGGGCGGTCGTGCGGCACGCAGCCGCCGTCCAGGCGACCGCGCACGTGCGGGTCGCGGCGCGCGACACAGCCGCCGAGGGCCGGCGCGCCGCCCGCCGCGCGCTCTACGATCAAGTTGTCGCGCTCCGCGACGCGGGCGTATCCCACGTCGAGATCTGCGAGCAGCTGAACTTGGGGCGCGGCACCGTCCGCACGTGGCTTGCCGCGGGCGCATTCCCGGAGCGGGCCTCGCCCTCGCGCGGGCCGCGGGTGCCGACCCGGCTCGCGCCGCACGTCGAGCACCTCACGACGCGCTACGCCGCGGGCGAGCGGGATGTCGCGACGCTGGTCGCCGAGCTCCGCACGCGTGGGTACACCGGCTCGACGCAGGCCGTGCAGCGGTTCGTCCGGCGGCTCGCGCATTCGCAGGCCGTGGCGTCGCCGGGGCCCGCCGGAGAGGAAAAGGCGCGTACAGGGAAGGGCCCCTCACCGCGCCAGGTGAGCTGGCTGCTGTTCCACCGCGACGCGGACCTTGCCACCGCGGACCGCACGTTCGTCGCGGACCTGTGCGCGCGTTGCGGTCCGCTCGCGCAGGCACGGCGCCTCGCCCACGACTTCCGCCGTATGCTCGCCGAGCGCGACGGCCCGGCGTTCCTGCCGTGGCTCACGGCGGCGCACGCCAGCGAGCTCCGCGGGTTCGTGTGCGGGCTGCGCTACGACTTCGAGGCCGTGTACGCCGGGATCACGCGCCCATGGAGTCAGGGGCAGGTCGAGGGGCAGGTCCACCGGCTGAAGTTGGTGAAGCGCTCCATGTACGGACGCGCGGGCTTTGCGCTACTCAAGCACCGCATGCTCGCGGCCGCCTAA
- a CDS encoding transposase, translating to MPAPAPRHVAWVLRKPDAELTAEEHAYVVALGAACPALAEARALALRFTAMLRERDPNALRPWLADAERTALGPLAAGLRRDLDAVLAALCFRWSNGQVEGHVHRLKLVKRTMYGRAGLLLLRARVLRAA from the coding sequence GTGCCGGCGCCCGCGCCGCGGCACGTCGCGTGGGTCCTGCGCAAGCCGGACGCGGAGCTGACGGCCGAGGAGCACGCGTACGTCGTAGCGTTAGGCGCGGCGTGCCCGGCGCTGGCCGAGGCGCGAGCCCTCGCGCTGCGCTTCACGGCCATGCTCCGCGAGCGCGACCCGAACGCGCTGCGGCCGTGGCTCGCCGACGCGGAGCGCACCGCCCTCGGCCCGCTCGCGGCGGGGCTGCGGCGCGACCTCGACGCGGTGCTCGCCGCGCTCTGCTTCCGGTGGAGCAACGGCCAGGTCGAAGGGCACGTCCACCGGCTCAAGCTGGTCAAGCGCACGATGTACGGGCGCGCCGGCCTGCTGCTGCTCCGCGCCCGCGTGCTCCGCGCCGCTTGA
- a CDS encoding transposase, with translation MSDKYAVIAAERGTYPVRWMCALLGVSVAGFYGAQRRPPGTRAAADERVRVEVRAAHAKSHRRYGAPRVHRELRAAGVRVAKKRVARLMREDGLVARRAQRRVRTTDSAHAHPVAPNVVARDFAVADQPGLDRVWVADFTYIPTREGWLFLAVVLDLASRRVVGWAVRETMETELVLAALHAALADRRPAPGLVCHSDRGSQYASAAYQVLLAASGAVPSMSAKGDCYDNAVAEAFFATLEHELLADVTFVSRAAARPAIFDFLFWYNGERRHSSLDYVSPVAYEQHLTARPARAA, from the coding sequence GTGAGCGACAAGTACGCCGTGATCGCGGCCGAGCGCGGGACGTACCCCGTGCGATGGATGTGCGCGCTGTTGGGCGTGAGCGTGGCCGGCTTCTACGGCGCACAGCGCCGGCCGCCGGGCACGCGCGCCGCCGCGGACGAGCGGGTGCGGGTGGAGGTGCGCGCCGCACACGCGAAGAGTCACCGGCGCTACGGGGCGCCGCGAGTGCATCGCGAGCTGCGCGCGGCCGGCGTACGCGTCGCCAAGAAGCGCGTCGCGCGGCTCATGCGCGAGGACGGCCTCGTGGCGCGCCGCGCGCAGCGCCGCGTACGCACGACCGACTCGGCGCATGCGCACCCGGTCGCGCCGAACGTGGTGGCGCGCGACTTCGCGGTCGCGGACCAGCCCGGGCTCGACCGCGTTTGGGTCGCCGATTTCACGTACATCCCCACGCGCGAGGGCTGGCTGTTCCTGGCGGTCGTGCTCGACCTGGCGAGCCGCCGCGTGGTGGGGTGGGCGGTGCGCGAGACGATGGAGACCGAGCTCGTGCTCGCGGCCCTGCATGCGGCGCTCGCCGACCGGCGCCCCGCGCCCGGGCTCGTGTGTCACTCGGATCGTGGGTCGCAATACGCGAGCGCGGCCTACCAGGTGCTGCTCGCTGCGTCTGGCGCGGTGCCGAGCATGAGCGCAAAAGGCGATTGCTACGATAATGCTGTTGCCGAGGCCTTCTTCGCGACGCTCGAACACGAGCTACTGGCTGATGTCACCTTCGTGTCGCGCGCGGCGGCGCGGCCCGCGATCTTCGACTTCCTCTTCTGGTACAACGGCGAGCGGCGCCACTCGAGCCTCGACTACGTGAGTCCCGTCGCCTATGAGCAGCACCTGACCGCGCGCCCCGCGCGAGCAGCCTAA
- a CDS encoding transposase, whose amino-acid sequence MYAFIDAHRTTYGVEPICRVLQIAPSGYYAHRGRRADPERRSARARRDDRLRDDIRRVYREHHEVYGVRKVWQQLRREGEQVARCTVARLMRAEGLRGVVRGGRVRTTRPAEDPAVAPQDLVQRQFTAARPNQLWLADFTYVATWRGFVYVAFVIDAFSRRIVGWRAHTTMRTDVVLDALEQALHDRETDAGLVHHSDRGAQYVSMRYSERLAAAGIAPSVGSAGDAFDNALAESVIGLFKTEVIHRRGPWRGFDDVEYATLEWVAWCNQRRLLEPLGYLPPAEFEEQFYRAQAAQPALAALN is encoded by the coding sequence ATGTACGCATTCATCGACGCACATCGGACCACCTACGGCGTCGAGCCGATCTGCCGCGTGCTGCAGATCGCGCCGTCGGGGTACTACGCGCACCGCGGTCGCCGGGCGGACCCGGAGCGCCGCTCGGCCCGAGCGCGGCGTGATGATCGGCTGCGCGACGACATCCGGCGGGTCTACCGCGAGCACCACGAGGTCTACGGCGTGCGCAAGGTGTGGCAGCAGCTCCGCCGCGAGGGCGAGCAGGTAGCGCGCTGCACGGTCGCGCGACTGATGCGCGCCGAGGGGCTGCGCGGCGTCGTGCGCGGCGGGCGCGTCCGCACCACGCGCCCGGCCGAGGACCCGGCTGTGGCGCCGCAGGACCTGGTGCAGCGCCAGTTCACGGCCGCGCGCCCGAACCAACTCTGGTTGGCCGACTTCACGTACGTCGCCACGTGGCGGGGGTTCGTGTACGTGGCCTTCGTGATCGATGCGTTCTCGCGCCGCATCGTCGGCTGGCGGGCGCACACCACGATGCGCACGGACGTCGTGCTCGACGCGCTGGAGCAGGCGCTGCACGACCGCGAGACCGACGCGGGGCTGGTGCATCACTCGGACAGGGGGGCGCAATATGTATCGATGCGCTACTCAGAACGCCTCGCGGCGGCCGGCATCGCGCCGTCGGTGGGCAGTGCGGGCGACGCGTTCGACAACGCGCTCGCCGAGAGCGTCATCGGGCTGTTCAAGACCGAGGTGATCCACCGGCGTGGGCCGTGGCGCGGCTTCGACGACGTCGAGTACGCGACGCTCGAGTGGGTCGCCTGGTGCAACCAGCGGCGGCTCCTCGAGCCGCTCGGCTACCTTCCGCCGGCCGAGTTCGAGGAGCAGTTCTACCGTGCCCAGGCGGCTCAACCCGCGCTGGCCGCACTCAACTAA
- a CDS encoding transposase has product MGASKPFSPEVRQRAVRLVQEHQGEYATQWAAITSIAGKIGCSAETLRGWVRHAERDAGRRGGLTSEERERLKGLEREVRELRRANEILRKASAFFAAAELDRLTK; this is encoded by the coding sequence ATGGGAGCATCGAAGCCGTTTTCACCAGAAGTCCGGCAGCGGGCCGTCCGCCTGGTACAGGAGCATCAGGGCGAGTATGCGACGCAGTGGGCCGCGATCACGTCCATCGCAGGCAAGATCGGGTGCTCGGCCGAGACGCTGCGCGGGTGGGTGCGACACGCTGAGCGCGACGCGGGGCGGCGCGGCGGCCTGACGAGCGAGGAACGGGAGCGCCTGAAGGGGCTTGAGCGGGAAGTGCGCGAGCTGCGCCGCGCGAACGAGATCCTCCGCAAGGCGAGCGCGTTTTTCGCCGCGGCGGAGCTCGACCGCCTCACGAAGTGA
- a CDS encoding invertase — translation MISGVAVEREGLAAALDYVRSGDTLVVWRLDRLGRSLRHLIEQVTALEARGVGFHWLTEAIDTTTSGGKLVFHIFGALAEFERNVIRERTKAGLAAARARGRLGGRKRVLSPTQVEAARGLIADPTRPIADVCAAMRVSRATLYRYVPTDTRRRLALPPPPRAHPPQVVEPPVMLAAGGSGAA, via the coding sequence GTGATCAGCGGCGTCGCGGTCGAGCGCGAGGGTCTCGCGGCCGCGCTCGACTACGTCCGGAGCGGCGACACGCTCGTCGTCTGGCGCCTGGACCGGCTCGGCCGCTCACTCCGGCACCTCATCGAGCAGGTGACGGCGCTCGAGGCGCGGGGCGTCGGCTTCCATTGGCTGACCGAGGCGATCGACACGACAACCAGCGGCGGCAAGCTGGTGTTCCACATCTTCGGCGCCCTCGCCGAGTTCGAGCGCAACGTCATCCGCGAGCGCACCAAGGCCGGGCTCGCGGCGGCGCGGGCCCGGGGCCGCTTGGGCGGGCGCAAGCGCGTCCTCAGCCCCACGCAGGTCGAGGCGGCGCGCGGGCTCATAGCCGACCCGACGCGGCCGATCGCGGACGTGTGCGCGGCCATGCGCGTCTCGCGCGCGACCCTGTACCGCTACGTGCCGACCGACACGCGGCGGCGGCTGGCGCTGCCGCCCCCGCCGCGCGCACACCCGCCGCAGGTGGTCGAGCCGCCGGTCATGCTGGCCGCCGGCGGGTCGGGTGCCGCCTAA
- a CDS encoding integrase (frameshifted, insertion at around 146827) produces MARRGCSARVQRARRAAGVRVAKKRVARLMREDGLAGRRAQRRVRTTDSAHGEPVAPNLLGRHFGVGAHPRPNAAWCGDLTYACGVPVPTREGWLFLAVLLDLASRRVVGWAVGDTPATALPLAALRMALATRRPAPGLIQHTDRGSQSASRAYRAVLAAHGLRQSMSRTGDCWDHAVAERFFSTLEHERLAGAAFATRAAAHRAIADVVDWYNRERRHSTLDYVSPVPYEAQLGRVARAA; encoded by the coding sequence ATGGCGCGCCGCGGGTGCAGCGCGCGGGTGCAGCGCGCGCGGCGCGCCGCGGGGGTGCGCGTGGCGAAGAAGCGCGTCGCCCGGCTCATGCGCGAGGACGGCCTCGCGGGGCGCCGGGCGCAGCGGCGGGTGCGCACCACGGACAGCGCGCACGGTGAGCCGGTCGCGCCCAACCTGCTCGGGCGCCACTTCGGCGTGGGCGCGCACCCGCGGCCTAACGCCGCGTGGTGTGGCGACCTGACGTACGCCTGCGGCGTACCCGTGCCGACCCGGGAGGGCTGGCTGTTTCTGGCCGTGCTGCTCGACCTGGCGAGCCGACGTGTGGTCGGCTGGGCAGTGGGCGACACGCCGGCGACGGCGCTCCCGCTCGCGGCGCTCCGCATGGCGCTCGCCACGCGCCGCCCGGCGCCGGGGCTGATTCAACACACCGACAGAGGCTCGCAGTCTGCGAGCCGGGCGTACCGCGCGGTGCTCGCGGCGCACGGCCTCCGCCAGAGCATGAGCCGCACGGGGGATTGTTGGGATCATGCCGTGGCGGAGCGCTTCTTCTCGACCCTCGAACACGAGCGCTTGGCCGGGGCGGCGTTCGCGACGCGCGCGGCCGCACACCGCGCGATCGCCGACGTCGTCGACTGGTACAACCGCGAGCGACGGCACTCGACCCTGGACTACGTGAGCCCCGTACCGTACGAAGCGCAACTCGGCCGGGTGGCCCGAGCGGCGTAA
- a CDS encoding TetR family transcriptional regulator, with translation MSSHRGRSSQTATAGRDGTPTDGGRSFALFWAARDRSPRGPKPALTLDAVVQAAIALADAEGLGALTMSRVATRLGVTPMALYRYVPGKEDLVDLMTDAARGAPPAAEGDAWRLEITRWARASLALFARRPWLLKSAQRRVPIGPRWLDWLEAGLRALAASGLPPDELVAAVMLVDGHVRATAQLAVGAAGTERWSHDFARVLHAVRGDTRYPALTRVADAGGFDVAASATSSAFEFGLRRVLDGIAASPPAPSPASPDRSAG, from the coding sequence ATGAGCTCGCACCGCGGTAGGTCGAGTCAGACGGCGACCGCAGGGCGTGATGGCACGCCCACCGACGGCGGCCGGAGCTTCGCGCTCTTCTGGGCGGCACGCGACCGGTCCCCGCGCGGCCCGAAGCCGGCGTTGACCCTGGACGCGGTGGTGCAGGCGGCGATCGCGCTCGCGGACGCCGAGGGCCTCGGTGCACTTACCATGTCGCGGGTCGCCACACGCCTGGGGGTGACGCCCATGGCGCTCTACCGGTACGTACCGGGGAAGGAGGACCTGGTCGACCTCATGACCGACGCGGCGCGCGGCGCACCGCCCGCCGCGGAGGGGGACGCGTGGCGGCTGGAGATCACGCGCTGGGCGCGGGCGAGCTTGGCGCTGTTCGCACGGCGGCCGTGGCTGCTGAAGTCGGCGCAGCGCCGGGTGCCGATCGGCCCCCGCTGGCTGGACTGGTTGGAGGCCGGGCTCCGGGCCCTCGCGGCGAGCGGGCTGCCCCCGGACGAGTTGGTCGCGGCCGTGATGCTGGTCGACGGCCACGTCCGCGCCACGGCCCAACTCGCGGTGGGGGCCGCCGGCACGGAACGCTGGAGCCACGACTTCGCCCGGGTCCTACACGCGGTGCGCGGCGACACGCGCTACCCGGCGCTGACCCGGGTCGCCGACGCCGGCGGCTTCGACGTCGCCGCGTCGGCCACGTCGAGCGCGTTCGAGTTCGGGCTGCGGCGGGTGCTGGACGGGATCGCCGCGAGCCCGCCCGCGCCGTCCCCGGCGTCGCCCGACCGGAGCGCCGGCTGA